In Papaver somniferum cultivar HN1 chromosome 1, ASM357369v1, whole genome shotgun sequence, a genomic segment contains:
- the LOC113311574 gene encoding purine permease 3-like, which translates to MDTIKRKYLMLFNSVLLAIGATGGPLLLRLYFVRGGKRIWLSSALGSAGWPILILPLSLSYIFKRGGGGENGRVKFFTITPPLIIFSAFIGLLLGLNDYLYSHGVSLLPVSTSTLIMSTHLAFTAGFAFVLVKQKFTPYSINAVVLLTVGAILLGLHSNGDKPVNQSNRDYYFGFFLTVGASVISGLLFPLAELMYIKAMQALTYSLVIEMQIVTAVVASLFCIVGMIINNDFKAIPSEGKEYELGEVKYYVVLVSIAIMWQIYFVGTAGVIFCSTSLLAGIITAVILPVTEILSVVFYHESFKSEKGIALFLSFWGLISYLYGDYRENIKLKKAAQKQSSELELDENLPPQTNLQ; encoded by the exons ATGGAcactatcaagagaaaatatcttaTGTTGTTCAATTCCGTCTTGTTAGCAATTGGTGCCACTGGCGGTCCACTTCTTCTCCGTCTCTACTTCGTCCGCGGTGGTAAAAGAATATGGCTTTCGAGTGCGCTAGGTAGTGCAGGTTGGCCGATTTTAATCCTCCCTCTCTCGCTTTCATACATCTTCAAGCGTGGCGGTGGTGGCGAAAATGGCAGAGTCAAATTTTTCACCATCACACCACCTCTGATCATATTTAGCGCTTTTATCGGTTTACTCTTGGGGTTAAACGATTATTTATACAGTCATGGGGTTTCGCTTCTCCCGGTATCGACATCTACGTTGATAATGTCCACTCATTTGGCATTTACGGCTGGTTTTGCATTTGTTCTTGTGAAACAGAAATTCACTCCGTATTCGATAAATGCAGTTGTGTTATTAACGGTCGGAGCTATACTTCTTGGTCTTCATTCGAATGGTGATAAACCTGTAAATCAGTCGAACAGAGATTATTATTTCGGTTTCTTTCTCACGGTTGGAGCTTCTGTGATCAGTGGATTGTTGTTCCCATTGGCGGAGTTGATGTATATTAAAGCTATGCAAGCTTTAACTTACAGTTTGGTGATAGAAATGCAGATTGTGACGGCTGTGGTTGCTTCTCTTTTCTGCATTGTTGGAATGATTATCAACAATGACTTCAAG GCAATTCCAAGTGAAGGTAAAGAATACGAGCTCGGGGAGGTCAAGTATTACGTAGTGCTGGTATCTATTGCCATTATGTGGCAAATTTACTTCGTCGGAACAGCAGGAGTTATCTTCTGTTCGACTTCTTTGCTTGCTGGTATTATCACTGCCGTTATACTACCGGTTACGGAGATCCTATCTGTCGTGTTCTACCATGAGAGTTTCAAATCGGAAAAGGGTATTGCCTTATTCCTCTCATTTTGGGGTCTCATCTCTTACTTGTACGGTGACTACAGAGAAAACATTAAATTGAAGAAGGCCGCGCAGAAGCAGAGTTCGGAATTAGAACTAGACGAAAACCTCCCTCCTCAAACCAACTTGCAATAA
- the LOC113311581 gene encoding purine permease 3-like, with protein MENENTMKREALNSDSSHEQHHQQEKETKKKKLVLLIVNCILLSVGQVGGPMMLRLYYLHGGQRKWLSSWLQTSAFPILLIPLMVSWFKSKSKFHSQSQSTNVDHVNPGFLLTRKLFIWSVIVGIITGLDSFLFAVGYSYLPVSVASLLLATQLAFTAVFALILVKQKFTPYSINSVVLLTLGAVILAFHTSSDKPIGVSKSQYFLGFFMTLGGAALLGFMLPLIEFVYANACKVITYDLVMQMQFLVSLFATVFSTIGMLINKDFQAISREANEYGLGETKYYMVLVFTSILIQLSIVGYLGVIFYATSLFTGILVTLLIPVQQVFAIIFFHEKFSAEKGMSLALSIWGFASYFYGEYRQTKKKKNRDKVPISHKEIPSEV; from the exons ATGGAAAACGAGAACACCATGAAAAGAGAGGCACTAAACAGTGACAGCAGTCATGAACAACACCATCAACaagagaaagaaacaaagaagaagaaactagTGCTGCTGATAGTAAATTGCATACTCTTATCAGTAGGACAAGTAGGAGGTCCAATGATGCTAAGGCTTTACTACTTACATGGTGGTCAAAGAAAATGGTTGTCAAGTTGGTTGCAAACTTCAGCTTTTCCGATTCTTCTCATTCCTCTCATGGTTTCATGGTTTAAATCTAAATCCAAATTTCATTCTCAATCCCAATCAACAAATGTTGATCATGTAAACCCAGGGTTTCTTCTCACACGTAAACTCTTCATATGGAGTGTTATTGTGGGTATTATTACTGGTTTAGATAGTTTTCTGTTTGCTGTTGGTTACAGTTATCTACCGGTTTCAGTAGCATCACTACTACTGGCTACTCAACTAGCTTTTACTGCTGTGTTTGCTTTGATTCTTGTTAAGCAGAAGTTTACGCCGTATTCCATAAATTCGGTCGTGTTGTTAACTCTTGGTGCTGTTATTTTGGCTTTTCATACTAGTAGTGATAAACCTATTGGTGTTTCAAAGTCTCAATACTTCTTGGGTTTCTTTATGACTCTTGGTGGTGCTGCGCTTCTTGGATTTATGCTGCCTctgatcgagtttgtgtacgcAAATGCTTGCAAAGTTATAACTTATGATTTAGTGATGCAAATGcagtttttagtttctttgttCGCTACGGTTTTTAGCACAATTGGGATGTTGATCAATAAGGACTTtcag GCGATAAGCAGAGAAGCCAACGAGTATGGACTTGGAGAAACAAAGTATTACATGGTGTTAGTATTTACAAGCATACTGATACAATTATCCATAGTAGGATATCTGGGTGTAATATTTTATGCAACATCTCTATTCACCGGAATTCTTGTGACACTTCTCATTCCTGTTCAACAAGTCTTCGCAATTATTTTCTTCCATGAGAAATTCAGTGCAGAAAAGGGAATGTCATTAGCTTTATCTATATGGGGTTTTGCTTCTTATTTCTATGGCGAATATAgacaaacaaagaagaagaagaatcgggATAAGGTGCCTATTAGCCATAAAGAAATCCCTAGTGAAGTTTAA